A genome region from Ananas comosus cultivar F153 unplaced genomic scaffold, ASM154086v1, whole genome shotgun sequence includes the following:
- the LOC109703904 gene encoding germin-like protein 8-2 — MASRVLLFALLALVLSQAIASDPSPLQDFCVADMNSPVFVNGLVCKNPNFTTPEDFFFKGLDQPGNTMNKLGFNANLVNATALPGLNTLGISLARLDFAPYGLNPPHTHPRATEVFTVVEGTFYVGFITSNPDNKLFSKVLNKGDVFVFPEGLIHFQFNIGKTSGFGISGLSSQNPGLITIANAVFKSNPPISDDILAKAFQLDKKIVDWIQTQL; from the exons ATGGCTTCTCGCGTTCTCCTCTTTGCTCTCCTCGCCCTCGTGCTTTCTCAAGCCATTGCCTCTGATCCTAGTCCTCTCCAAGACTTCTGCGTCGCCGATATGAACTCCCCTG TGTTTGTCAATGGACTTGTTTGCAAGAATCCAAACTTCACCACACCCGAAGATTTCTTCTTCAAGGGGCTTGACCAACCCGGTAACACAATGAACAAACTCGGGTTCAATGCGAATCTAGTTAACGCAACGGCACTTCCCGGACTCAACACGCTCGGCATTTCCTTAGCCCGATTGGACTTTGCACCCTATGGTCTCAACCCACCTCACACTCACCCGCGAGCGACAGAGGTCTTCACAGTAGTGGAAGGCACATTCTATGTTGGCTTCATTACATCTAACCCAGATAACAAACTCTTTTCCAAAGTCTTAAACAAGGGCGACGTGTTCGTGTTTCCCGAAGGGCTTATTCACTTCCAGTTCAATATTGGGAAGACGAGTGGCTTTGGCATTTCAGGTCTCAGTAGTCAGAATCCTGGCCTGATCACTATAGCTAATGCAGTCTTCAAGTCGAACCCCCCCATCTCAGATGACATTCTCGCCAAGGCATTTCAGCTAGATAAGAAGATTGTTGATTGGATCCAAACTCAGCTCTAA